One genomic window of Serinus canaria isolate serCan28SL12 chromosome 4, serCan2020, whole genome shotgun sequence includes the following:
- the LOC103823593 gene encoding spondin-2: MENLMVVYWSCKVIWTVVVTILGYASSLPVGEDALCTAEQLAKYRIIFTGKWSQTAFPKQYPLYRPPAQWSSLLGVTHSSDYSMWKKNEYASNGVRDFAEKGEAWALMKEIEEAGEKIQSVHGIFSAPAISSGTGQTSTELEAHPRHPLVSFVVRIVPSPDWFVGIDSLNLCEGDHWMDEVSVDLFPYDAGTDSGFTFSSPNFATIPQDTVTEITCSSPSHPANSFYYPKLKILPPIAQVTMVKLKKSQPGLSAPFINLPAKSNEIIDTVSETPLDCEVSQWSSWGLCRGVCRETGTKIRTRFVLLQPANNGMPCPNLDEETGCEPENCV; encoded by the exons atggaaaacCTGATGGTTGTCTACTGGTCCTGTAAAGTTATCTGGACAGTTGTTGTAACAATACTGGGTTATGCCAGCAGCCTGCCTGTGGGGGAGGATGCTCTTTGCACAGCAGAGCAACTTGCTAAGTACAGGATAATCTTCACAGGGAAATGGAGTCAGACTGCTTTCCCTAAGCAGTATCCACTCTACAGGCCCCCAGCACAGTGGTCATCCTTGCTAG GTGTTACTCATAGTTCTGACTACagcatgtggaaaaaaaatgaatatgcCAGCAATGGTGTACGTGATTTTGCTGAAAAGGGTGAAGCATGGGCATTAatgaaagaaatagaagaagCTGGAGAGAAAATTCAGAGTGTACACGGAAtcttctctgctcctgcaaTTTCCAGTGGTACAGGACAAACCTCAACTGAATTAGAAGCACATCCAAGACACCCCTTA GTTTCATTCGTTGTACGAATTGTTCCAAGCCCTGACTGGTTTGTGGGCATTGACAGCCTAAATCTCTGTGAAGGAGACCACTGGATGGATGAAGTATCAGTAGATCTATTTCCATATGATGCTGGAACTGACAGTGGATTCACATTTTCCTCCCCAAACTTTGCCACTATTCCACAGGACACAGTTACAGAG atcACTTGCTCCTCTCCAAGTCACCCAGCAAACTCATTTTATTATCCCAAACTCAAAATTTTGCCACCAATTGCTCAAGTAACAATggtgaaattaaagaaaagccAGCCAGGTCTTTCTGCACCTTTTATTAATCTTCCAGctaaaagtaatgaaataatAGACACTGTCTCAG AAACACCCCTGGACTGCGAGGTTTCACAATGGTCTtcctgggggctctgcagaggggtctGCAGAGAAACAGGCACCAAGATCAGAACTCGTTTTGTACTTCTTCAGCCTGCCAATAATGGAATGCCTTGTCCAAACCTGGATGAAGAAACAGGATGTGAACCAGAAAATTGTgtctga
- the LOC103823582 gene encoding LOW QUALITY PROTEIN: transmembrane emp24 domain-containing protein 11-like (The sequence of the model RefSeq protein was modified relative to this genomic sequence to represent the inferred CDS: inserted 4 bases in 2 codons), with product MLSHSPEHAVVIYKCVITSCLFSQVFFSLKNXLISSKQGTTTGLQAFVCNYLXKSSTAGIYKNMKRKLIGFLMNFWISFSLALYFHTGEREEKCIIEDIPSETLVVGNYKVQRWDIHTHDFLESAPGLGMFVTVTSPTGEVLLSKLYGPQGTFTFTSYISGEHIICFQSNSTKFAVIAGSKLRIHLDIRVGEHFLDESAIQAKDKVNEVNVRLENLIEQIHHVTREQDYEREREEKFRKTSEETNSNILWWAIVQTLILISVGIWQIKSLRDFFISKKLV from the exons ATGTTATCTCATTCTCCAGAACACGCTGTAGTTATTTATAAATGTGTAATCACCAGCTGCCTTTtctcacaggtttttttctctctcaaaaa CCTGATAAGCAGCAAACAAGGAACAACCACCGGACTACAGGCATTTGTATGTAACTACCT CAAAAGCAGTACAGCAGGGAtctataaaaatatgaaaagaaaattaataggATTTCTTATGAacttttggatttctttttcacttgctttgtattttcacactggagaaagagaagagaaatgcaTAATTGAAGATATTCCCAGCGAGACCCTGGTAGTTG GGAATTACAAAGTACAACGCTGGGATATACATACACATGACTTTCTTGAATCTGCTCCTGGTTTGGGAATGTTTGTGACTGTCACAAGCCCTACTGGTGAG GTACTGTTGTCAAAACTGTATGGGCCACAAGGGACCTTTACATTTACATCCTACATCTCTGGGGAGCATATCATCTGTTTCCAGTCTAATTCCACAAAGTTTGCAGTGATTGCAGGAAGTAAACTG cgTATTCACTTGGACATCAGAGTTGGAGAACATTTTTTGGATGAATCTGCTATTCAAGCCAAAGACAAAGTGAATGAAGTTAATGTCAGACTAGAGAATCTAATTGAGCAAATTCATCATGTAACCAGAGAACAAGACTATGAAAGA GAGCGTGAAGAAAAATTTCGGAAAACAAGCGAAGAAACCAACAGCAATATTTTGTGGTGGGCTATTGTGCAAACACTAATCCTCATCTCTGTTGGAATCTGGCAAATCAAATCTCTCAGAGATTTCTTTATATCTAAGAAGCTTGTTTAA
- the RNF212 gene encoding probable E3 SUMO-protein ligase RNF212: MAVHAFCNSCLCEPRTPTPRFCLTSCGHVFCEVCLQKGKQDECLVCRSACRTLILSKETSPDIQSLFMPVDVLNKKCSKEISQISEFQEKYRKRLLKSHKQKIAKLEESLKKVTQQIQQIQCMKPSEKTTPLPFSSTSRNPSISSRKQNVYSSYSLHSSRPSTSETMEAMEIDPVPSPMRKLETPTGPARLSVITPPQDGRMGCVSYRSSQIARIKPSQSIGTGSTRSTPVLRLPHSSCPSSSGSQSSLRGSWANSDFRTPQLYPFTSPSPQLPLSRQPITISGLLQRQQGSTNLGGRSADR; encoded by the exons atgGCCGTGCACGCCTTCTGCAACTCCTGCCTGTGCGAGCCCCGCACCCCCACGCCGCGGTTCTGCCTCACCAGCTGCGGCCACGTTTTCTGTGAGGTTTGCCTGCAGAAAG GCAAACAAGATGAATGTTTGGTCTGTAGGAGTGCTTGTCGTACCTTAATCCTTTCAAAAGAG ACAAGTCCTGATATTCAATCACTGTTCATGCCAGTAGATGTGTTAAACAAGAAATGTTCAAAAGAAATATCACAG atttcagaatttcaagaaaaatatcGTAAGCGTTTATTAAAATCCCACAAACAAAAG ATAGCAAAGCTGGAAGAGTCTCTCAAGAAAGTAACACAACAAATTCAACAGATACAATG TATGAAACCTTCTGAAAAAACTACACCACTACCATTCTCCAGTACGAGCAGAAATCCATCCA TTTCTTCAAGAAAACAGAATGTTTATTCTTCATATTCTCTTCATTCAAGTCGTCCTTCCACTTCTGAAAC GATGGAGGCAATGGAGATTGATCCTGTACCTTCACCAATGAGGAAA CTCGAGACACCAACTGGTCCAGCAAGATTATCAGTAATAACTCCACCACAGGATGGACGTATGG GGTGTGTATCCTACAGGAGTTCTCAGATAGCTCGAATAAAGCCAAGTCAGAGTATTGGAACAGGATCTACAAG ATCCACCCCTGTGCTGAGATTACCACATAGTTCTTGTCCATCATCATCTGGATCCCAAAGCAGTCTAAGGGGATCATGGGCTAATTCTGATTTCAGAACCCCTCAGCTGTATCCATTTACATCACCTTCCCCACAGCTGCCTTTGTCCAGGCAGCCAATCACCATCTCTGGACTTCTGCAAAGACAACAAG GATCAACTAATTTAGGAGGACGTTCAGCAGACAGATGA